The following DNA comes from Riemerella anatipestifer ATCC 11845 = DSM 15868.
CTTTTGATAAAGTTTTGGCAGAGTGTCCTCCATCATTATTAATTTGTTCTTTGCTATGTAAGTAAAGAATGCTTCCATCATCACTGCGGAGATTTAAACGGTAACGGTTCGTTTCGGGAATCAATAGATAACCATTAAATTCTAATCCAAAATGAGTGTTGCTTACATTATGTGGTATTTCTATGGTAGAGGCTATCCCTATTGATGAGGTTTTTAGCTTTTTAATTTCTTGTGCAGAAGTTATTTTGCCTTCTGCATATCGGTATGATATTCCTTTCTTGAACTCTATATGTGCACTTTTTGATATGGATTTTATAAGGGTGTCTTTGTCTGTAACTTCTTTGAGCCCAGAGGGATGGTGATAAGTTGTAGAAAACTGCAAGGGTATTCCTGATAAAATTTTGGTACGGAATGAGAGTTCATTTTCTTTTAAAGTAATTAATCTTCCTCCACGAGGTAAACTCCCATAGGCCTCTACTCCAGAAACATTTCCATAGACCAAAGATTTTCCTTGGTGTAAGATTTCAAAATTGTTATCGTGGTCGTGTCCGCAGAATGTTCCCAAAAATGTTTTGTAAGGTAAAAGGTGCGAAAATAATCCAGAATTAACTTGAGGCGAAGCAATACTTTCCTTTCCGAGACTTTTTCCTGCCTCATATTCGGGTAATGGAATATGAAGAAATAATAAAGTTGGTAAATGATATTCTTCGCTATGTTGAGCTTCTTTTTGTAACCATTGGATTTGGTCAAGTTTTACCCAATCGTATTTTCCAAAAGCGGAGTTATCTACATAATCGTGAGAATCTGCTAATAATAATTTAGCCTTTGAAATAGAGGAGTCTTTGTTAGAATAAATGTTTAACGAATGATTGAGTACTCCTGATACAGGCAAATTATAACCTTGGAAATATGGACATTTTTTTAAGTGGGACGCTATTTGGTCTTTAGTCCATTCTGCCTCGTGGTCATGATTTCCGAGAACAATAGTCCAAGGGAGTTTCTGTTTTGAGAAGAAGGTGCAAAAGTTCTCCCATCCCTTTTGAGATGGTGATGCTGTTACAATATCTCCTGTCAATATCACGAGGTCTGGCTGGGTTTTATTAATCAGATTTTGAAAGAGTAGAAAATTTTTATTGTCATTTATAGAGTTGGGTTCACTATGAATGTCCGTTAACTGAAGAATTTTAAATTCTCCGTTTGGATTAAATTTCAACTTTTGAGTTTGACCTAGAATAAAGCCCCAGAAAAGCAACAAAATTAGGCAAACAGAATGTGTTGTCATAGGAGTTTTTTTATACTATGAAAATAATTCTTTTTCTACTAGTGTATGTTATATGAAATATTGTTTTAAAATTTACTCTTTCATTGCTTTGTTCAATTTTTTCAGGATTGATAAGCCTAGTAGAGTTGCTAGTAAAAGCAATACAAAGTTTACTAAAAAGAAGTTAGCTTTGTTATCGTAGTTGTACCACATACTAGATAGCACTCCCGAAAGTTTGTTACCTATGGCTGTAGATAAGAAAAACCCACCCATCATCAAAGCTGTAATTCTAGGAGGTGATAGTTTAGACACTAAAGATAATCCCATGGGGGAGAGGCACAATTCTCCAACTGTAATCACGCCGTAAGCTGCCACGAGCCACA
Coding sequences within:
- a CDS encoding metallophosphoesterase, whose amino-acid sequence is MTTHSVCLILLLFWGFILGQTQKLKFNPNGEFKILQLTDIHSEPNSINDNKNFLLFQNLINKTQPDLVILTGDIVTASPSQKGWENFCTFFSKQKLPWTIVLGNHDHEAEWTKDQIASHLKKCPYFQGYNLPVSGVLNHSLNIYSNKDSSISKAKLLLADSHDYVDNSAFGKYDWVKLDQIQWLQKEAQHSEEYHLPTLLFLHIPLPEYEAGKSLGKESIASPQVNSGLFSHLLPYKTFLGTFCGHDHDNNFEILHQGKSLVYGNVSGVEAYGSLPRGGRLITLKENELSFRTKILSGIPLQFSTTYHHPSGLKEVTDKDTLIKSISKSAHIEFKKGISYRYAEGKITSAQEIKKLKTSSIGIASTIEIPHNVSNTHFGLEFNGYLLIPETNRYRLNLRSDDGSILYLHSKEQINNDGGHSAKTLSKELVLEKGYHPINLLYFQGTMGKELSLSIETIRGELNPELFHD